One Gossypium hirsutum isolate 1008001.06 chromosome A11, Gossypium_hirsutum_v2.1, whole genome shotgun sequence genomic window carries:
- the LOC121209843 gene encoding protein VAPYRIN, with product MDRLIRLEPSNLVAIRIEPGQKCYGELTLRNVMYTMPVAIRMLPVNKGRYTVKPQSGIIVPLGTLTVEIVYHLPPGSLLPGSFPYSDGSFHLHSVVVPGAAIKDSVSSFDMVPNDWFTTKKKQVFIDSGIKIMFVGSPVLVQLVMDGSMERIREVLELSDPTWKLVDSVDSRGQTLLHIAITQRRPDIVRLLLEFEPDVEFRCQSDSTPLGAAASCGKELIVELLLAHNASTERCESSRWGPVDLAADGGHVEVLRLLLLKGANIDSLTNDGNSALHLAIKAGRKDCVRLLLANGSKPDVRNTRNGDTPLHIAARLGDEQTVKLLLQKRAYKDNRNKAGKAAYDVAAEHGHTCLFDALKLGDSLCLAARKGEARTIQRLIKNSAAINGMDQHGWTALHRAAFKGRTDAVRMLIDKGIDIDSKDEDGYTALHCAVESGHAEGVELLVKKGADVEARTNKGVTALQIADSLQYAGIRKILIHGGNEKLGKEIETKAGTMKRRLSKPRALSGSFDRSLPLVVI from the coding sequence atggataGGCTTATTCGTTTGGAACCATCAAACCTTGTTGCTATTAGGATTGAGCCAGGGCAGAAATGCTATGGAGAGCTTACTTTGCGCAATGTTATGTACACCATGCCGGTTGCAATCCGGATGCTGCCGGTTAACAAGGGCCGATACACTGTCAAACCTCAGTCCGGAATCATAGTGCCACTTGGGACACTAACTGTGGAGATTGTGTATCATCTCCCTCCTGGTTCACTTCTTCCGGGCTCGTTTCCTTACAGTGATGGTTCTTTCCATCTGCATAGTGTCGTGGTTCCCGGTGCAGCGATCAAAGATTCGGTATCGAGCTTCGATATGGTTCCAAATGACTGGTTCACTACAAAGAAGAAACAGGTGTTTATTGATAGTGGTATCAAAATCATGTTTGTTGGTTCACCTGTTTTGGTTCAACTTGTGATGGATGGTTCAATGGAAAGAATCAGAGAGGTATTGGAGCTTAGTGATCCCACTTGGAAACTAGTTGATTCAGTTGATTCACGTGGACAAACATTGCTTCATATTGCTATAACTCAACGTAGACCTGATATTGTCCGATTGCTGCTTGAATTTGAGCCGGATGTTGAGTTCCGATGCCAGTCAGACTCTACCCCGCTCGGGGCTGCTGCAAGCTGTGGTAAAGAATTGATTGTTGAACTTCTGTTGGCACATAACGCTAGCACAGAGCGATGCGAGTCCTCTCGTTGGGGTCCTGTTGACCTCGCTGCGGATGGTGGCCATGTAGAGGTTCTTAGACTTCTTCTGCTCAAAGGGGCTAATATTGATTCCCTTACAAACGATGGCAACTCTGCCTTACACCTTGCCATCAAGGCAGGAAGAAAAGATTGTGTCCGCCTACTATTAGCTAATGGTTCCAAACCTGATGTACGCAATACAAGAAATGGCGATACACCATTGCATATCGCTGCACGACTAGGAGATGAGCAGACGGTGAAACTTTTACTTCAAAAGCGGGCGTATAAAGATAACCGAAACAAAGCAGGAAAAGCCGCCTACGATGTTGCAGCTGAGCATGGTCACACATGCCTTTTCGATGCACTCAAGCTCGGTGACAGCTTATGTTTAGCTGCTCGAAAAGGTGAAGCGAGAACCATCCAGAGGTTGATAAAAAACAGTGCGGCGATCAACGGAATGGATCAACATGGATGGACGGCTTTACATAGAGCCGCATTCAAAGGAAGAACAGATGCTGTAAGGATGCTGATTGATAAGGGCATCGATATTGATTCCAAAGACGAAGACGGATACACGGCTTTGCATTGCGCGGTGGAATCGGGCCATGCCGAAGGGGTGGAATTGTTGGTGAAGAAAGGAGCGGATGTGGAAGCAAGGACTAATAAAGGTGTCACAGCGCTGCAAATTGCAGATTCATTGCAGTATGCAGGCATTAGAAAGATACTGATCCATGGTGGAAACGAAAAATTGGGGAAAGAGATTGAAACAAAGGCAGGAACGATGAAGAGGAGACTCTCAAAACCAAGAGCCCTGTCGGGTAGCTTCGACAGATCACTACCATTGGTAGTAATTTAA
- the LOC107911204 gene encoding putative uncharacterized protein DDB_G0292636: MSGIVEKLKDMMGDEDEDDKKDKKDKKDKKDKDHKKGKDHKDDKDEGMMDKIKDMITGDKDDDKHKKDDHKHKDSKDHKDEGMMDKIKDMITGDKDDDKHKKDDHKHKERKEHKDEGMLDKIKDKIHGDDDRGRDRRRDNSRGRDSSRDREHHRDRNRDSDRESDRDSDGGSDDEKKKKKKKGKKKKHDGSGSDDDH, from the coding sequence atgtcggGAATAGTGGAAAAGCTGAAGGACATGATGGGTGACGAGGACGAGGACGACAAGAAGGACAAGAAGGACAAAAAGGACAAGAAAGACAAAGATCACAAGAAAGGCAAAGATCATAAAGATGACAAAGATGAAGGGATGATGGATAAAATCAAGGACATGATCACGGGTGATAAAGATGACGATAAGCATAAGAAAGATGACCATAAGCACAAGGACAGCAAAGACCACAAGGATGAAGGGATGATGGATAAAATCAAGGACATGATCACTGGTGATAAAGATGACGATAAGCACAAGAAAGATGACCATAAGCACAAGGAACGCAAAGAACACAAGGATGAAGGGATGCTAGATAAGATTAAAGACAAGATCCACGGGGATGACGATCGTGGCCGCGACCGTCGTCGCGATAATAGCCGTGGTCGCGATAGCAGTCGTGATCGTGAGCACCATCGTGATCGGAACCGTGATAGTGATCGTGAAAGCGACCGTGATAGCGATGGTGGTAGTGATGacgagaagaagaaaaagaagaagaaaggaaaaaagaagaaacacGATGGCAGCGGTAGTGATGATGATCATTAG